The following proteins come from a genomic window of Meriones unguiculatus strain TT.TT164.6M chromosome 13 unlocalized genomic scaffold, Bangor_MerUng_6.1 Chr13_unordered_Scaffold_34, whole genome shotgun sequence:
- the LOC132650915 gene encoding zinc finger protein ZFP2-like: protein MTTILKTIFKFLQQKRTHTGEKPYKCNQCGKAFARNSTLLRHKRTHTGEKPYECNQCSKAFAQNSHLKSHRRTHTGEKPYECNQCGKAFCGKAFAQHSHLKSHRRTHTGEKPYECNECGKAFVQNSALISHKRTHTGEKPYECNQCGKAFAQNTDLIRHKRTHTGE, encoded by the exons atgaccacaATATTGAAGacaattttcaaatttttacaa caaaaaagaacacacacaggagagaagccttacaaatgtaaccagtgtggaaaagcctttgcacgaaacagtactctcttacgccataaaagaacacacactggagagaaaccttatgaatgtaaccagtgtagtaaagcctttgcacaaaacagtcatctcaaaagccatagaagaacacacactggagagaaaccttatgaatgtaaccagtgtggtaaagccttt tgtggtaaagcctttgcacaacaCAGTCATCTCAAAAGCCATAGAAGaacgcacactggagagaaaccttatgaatgtaatgagtgtggtaaagcctttgtacaaaacagtgctctcataagccataaaagaacacacactggagagaaaccttatgaatgtaaccagtgtggtaaagcctttgcacaaaacactgatctcatacggcataaaagaacacacactggagag